The Drosophila innubila isolate TH190305 chromosome 2R unlocalized genomic scaffold, UK_Dinn_1.0 1_C_2R, whole genome shotgun sequence DNA window aaaaatcgaaaattttattcaaattgaatttgttattttttttgccaaaccCCGTTTTTTATCAGCTGTTCGCTTGAACCATATTGATGtgattgtaaaattaaaaaaaaagaatccagaatcagttaaaaaaaaggttatcTTCGGCATGTCGAATATTTCATACACTTTTGTACATATGATTTTCGTCTGCTCGCTGCTATGTGAACTATATAAAtagaactatttaaaaaaaaatgtatctgtatgtataaaacaacacagaATAAAGAATTTGTCAGTTTGGCTGAGAGGTCATAAGAAACAACAATGTTTATCATAGCaagaattgattttcattcGATCGTTTCCCTGGCAGCTAactttatgatatagttaacGATTAGGCCGGTTCagaaagcaatttttttttttaactgagaAAATATGTTTTGCTGTCGACAGGTTTCATTAAGCCGGCATTTCTGGAACGCAGTCAGTTTTGACTCTGACTGCAAATGGAGAAGATCTCGATCAGTAAGACGGAAACAAATTAACAAGACCAGGAACAGTttagtaaaaacaacaattgagtGTCATAATGGAATCGGAATCAGCAGAAGAGACAACGGATTCGGAATCGGACCAAGTGCAAAATGAATTCGAAACAGTGATGATTAAACGTGCGCATCCCATACTCGAATTTGAGGGGAGTGCAAGTTCTATTCCTTGGCGAAGTGAGTGAGCACAGCAAATGGTTAAAGCTAAAATGAACAAATGTATATTCCCAGATCGAATTGAAAATAACATCCTGGGTCCTAGGTCGGTCATGGCCACTTGTCGCTCATGTGACACGCGTCATCAGACCAAAGTGAAACATAAACACAGTAAAAAGACACATTTAATGGCCTTGGGAACTTCTATATTTGGGTGAGTTAACAACTCTGAAAATTGAAGAATATTGTCTATTCTTTTCTCTGGTTGCAGTGGCATCATAAGTGGTTGCATTCCCTACTTTGTGATTCGTGAGCCCAGCACCAAAACTTATTTCTTGGCATTGATCATTTCCCTCGCGGGGtaagctaaacattttaatataattaaacaaaataattagaatcttctcttctcttccctTGTTGCAGTGGCATCTCTGGTTGCATTCCCTACTTTTTCAGCTCCAGTGAAAGTGTCACACATTCCTGCCCCGCCTGCGGCACTTTTATCGGCACCTATCGAACTTAGAGCTGAGCAAACTGAAAAATTATTGTTcataaaagttatattttaatatgatttcttgcaacaacaaaaaatgattGGCATTGCGCAAAAAGATcctgccaattttttttaataattagaaatttttagGCATGGAAAGACTTTCGTCTCTAgacttttatttgcattttattaagtaatcgattgttaataaaaaaccCAAACTAAAATAACTTTGAAtcgcaataatttaaattttctgccTACTGATGTTTTTgcttaacaaaaattgtattactttattatttctactgattaattatttatttattgctttggTCCCACTGCCTTTTTGTAATTGATAAAAACCATGCccaataaattcatatttttaagctattGCCAGAACTTTAGTATTCGAATAAACACCATATTTTTTAGAGAAAacgaacaaaaatattgaaaaacttaatttatttaaaaatgttgccgGTATGTTCAACCGGTAAATAACCGGCAAATGTTTCTAGAAGAATATTTCGCAAGATGTGAggttttgataaattttttatattttgactGCTGTGAACCTTTTCACCTCAACACAGTATGCAGGCATTTTTAATTGTGCAAATGACCCACATTATGTTAATAATGCAAACCGCAAGAAGGTTAACACGATCAGCTGAtcaagataccctgtagtttTATTTAcgtattgaattttaaaaaaaatttaatttacagttcttaaagattttatagtgaataaaaaaaagatagaaaacaaaaatattccccaaattttcattaaatattcgTTATaacacataatttttttatgaattctgtcaaaaatatagaaaagctGAATTAAGTCAAAGATGCTGACGATATATTGATCCAAGTGAATTAATTCAtgtgtaaattgtttaaataaataacttgaaaatgtttctaGAAGAAAATTTCGCAAGATGtgagtttttatatatatatatatatatactctttaattatgtattttattagtAGTAGTTAAAATGACGTGTATAGTTATAGTTATATAttggttattttattttaagaaattgtatttaattaatagtagTTAAAATGACGTGTATAGTtatagttatatattgattatttttttttaagaaattgtattttattagtaGTAGTTAAAATGACGTGTATAGTtatagttatatattgattattttattttaagaaattaaccACAGCATTTAGATCTTAAGTGCGGGCACTCAAggttatataaatgttataaatatgttatataaagAGTCGAGTTAAGTTAAAGCTGAGTTCAGTTCGGGGAATAGTCGCAATATAGCTGCAACATGTCGGTAGTCGTCGGTcccgagtcgagtcgagtgaTCTGTCCCACTTGCAACCTGGAGGTGATGTCCAGCACGGAGGGAAAGTCATCAACGAGGACACATCTGATAGCGTTGCTTCTCTGTGCCTTAGCGTAAATAATActcgatttaaatttatatgaaagaGTATTAATTGTGTGTtaactgttgcagttgttggccATGTGTACCATTTTTATACTGCACGGATTGTGCACGGAATGTCGAGCACACTTGCCCCGAGTGCCACAACTATATTGGCACCTATGAGCGATAATTTATTAACTCGATCTCGCGTGCActgttcaaaataaatgttctctAACATCAACATTATTCgtctacatttttattatatttataaatggcagatttttatagaaaagtACAACAATAAGTGTtcttaataaagttttaaaataaagagtgTTGTCTCCAAATAAggaatcaattttttttataaatctttatttatatttaaagaaaaatttgtgTTAAGCACGATTTTTCAGAAGTTAACAGCTCCTGCTAAGCTGGGACATATTCTAATTAATTGCActtacattaaataattattaaataattaaataaaactacatTCCATACTATAAACTGACTTTTTTAAGCGGAAACTTGGctagatttttcttttttgattgttaaaaacgttttgaatttgtttggtatttttattacaagaaCTGTTTAAGTGTACTTATTTCTTACGTTTGAatgaaagtaatttttattttcttaatgctcaaatataaattcaagcCACATAATGACCAGCATATTAACACTCATATGTGTATATTCAGAAGTGCTTATCAGCATCTATAAACaagtttatgtatgtatgtatatataacgACAGGATCGGTTGAGAGTTATTTGCTGCTCAGTTTCGTGTTGTGTTGCAAATAGAGAAGACCTCCATCAATAAAAGGAAAGCAACAGTTGAATGGAGTCAGCAATGGAATCGATAAAATGGATAAAACGTATCCGAAAGctaaaataccctgtagtgACAGATGCAGTGGAAATGGAACCGACGATGTCACCTCTCCTTTGGCAACGTTAGTTTGCGGCATCCACTGATAATTAAACTTAACGAAGGTacaagtatatgtatattcacaGGCCAGAGAGATAGTAACATCTTGGGTCCTAAGTCGGTCATGGCCACTTGTCGCTCATGTATCACGCGTCATCAGACCAAAGTGAAATATAAACACACTAAAAAGACGCATTTAATGGCATTGGGAATTTGTCTATTGAGGTAAGTTAACAACAcatctctttttttcttttctcacTCCTTTTCTCTTGTTGCAGTGGCATCTTTAGCTTTTCAATTCCATACTATCTGAATCTTGAGGCAGGAACCATAACTCATTTGTTGGCATTGATCATTTACATCATAGGGTAAGTTAACAGCTGAGCAAATTGGAAGATTCTCttcttttctcttctcttttcttctcttctcAAATTGCAGTGCCTTCTGTAGCTGTTGCATTCCCTACTATTTGAACTCCAGTGAAAGTGTCACACATTACTGTCCTGCTTGTGGCGCCTTCATCGGCACCtatataaactgaaaattaaacaaaccaAGAATTAATTAACTTCTTAAGTTTTATACAAGTCAATTCgtaatgccaatttttttaacagaCAATCTTAAAGAAATCTTATAGCCAGGGACTGTtataattataagttttattaaaaatctcaaaaaataattatgattctataagctttattattttatttatgattacttttgagcaaaaaataaaacgcaggagtaatcattatttttgagcaaaaaaaaataaaaatgattatttcttgaggttaattttgttgttaaaaaaaaccaaaatttaaataaaattattatatttttggaagttttatttttaaatttaaaaatggttcACTGGAATATttggtatataaatattgtctATATATTCCCTATAAAAAAGTCAATATAACAcctagaataatgattattatttgagttttattttttttgaataaaaaattaagcacaaggtgttattataaaaaacaaaaatttaaataaaataattacatttttgaaaatagaattttaaaattttgtttgattttatttttaaatttaaaaatgtttcactGGAATATATGGTATATAACTTTTGTCCATATATTCCTTAtagaaaagtcaaaataacaccttaagttttatttttttgaatcaaaaataaaactcaagaaataatcattattctatgagttttatttttttttgctcaaaaataatgagtaTTGAATAAGTTTTGATGATTATttcatgagtaaaataatacaaatcatAAATCTTAAGATCATTGTGAAATTGCATTacccttaaagaaaaattttggtatatttcacgattttttacaattagtagaagtgaattatttttagagcAAAATAATCGTTACTGTCCCTGCTTATAAccgtaaaataaatattttttctcttaaaaaagttatagaaaatgaaataaaatggctttatttattttaattgtaattaacttagtttttatttaattttttaaatccatTGTGAcgcttaattataaaaatataaaaaaacattacgtaacatataacatatataaaatgtggGATCTTGCACGCATGTTATTTTTGTGAAACAAATCAATAACCAATAATACTAATCATAATATTCCTATAAATtcctttatttcaaaaatgaatTCGAGTCACAAAATGACCACCATAGTGACACCCATATTCGTATTTCCAGATATATTTATCagcaactatatatatttacttgtgtatatttatgtataaggACAGGATCGATTCTCAGTTTCGTTTTGGGTTGCAAAAAGAGAAGAGCTCCGTTTGAAAAAGGGGAAACTAAGTGACAAGAAGAGCAATggattcaaaatcaaatatatattcacaaGAAACCGATGTCAACGACCAACATAATATAAGGCAAAGAATCAATGTGCCACGTTAGTTACAGACATCTATTAAGTggttaacaacaataaagtttatatatatctacatatgttTACAGGGCagttaaatatgcataatatTTTGGGTCCTACGCCTTGCATGGCCACTTGCCCCTCATGCCACATACGTCATCAGACCATCGTGCAACATCAGCACAGCATAAGGACACATTTGTTGGCATTGCTCATTTGCCTCTTGGGGTAAGTTGACAACTCTGTTAATTTTAACTGCCTATAAAAAAGTTCTCTACTTTTTCAGTGGCATCTGTTGCTGGTGCATTCCCTACTATCGTGGCTCCTGTCAAAATGTCATACACACCTGTCGTCTCTGTGGCGAAATTGTCGGCATCtttaaaaactaagaattgAACAAACCAGGGAATTAATCGTCACATAATCAAAGTTGTTATggcaactttattttaaattttaatttttatacaaacttGAAACAATCTAACAaccacaaaaatatattttttgtaccgAATTGAATCATTTAAGCACCTAAAAATTAttacgaaaaaaatatttaaattataataaaatatataaataaacatgagTAAGATAATTGTtcattttttcaacttttaaagaGATgactaaaagtaaaaatattaatatatacctattaataaagaatatttatatatatataaatataaatataaaaaatatatacatatatataaatataaattaaaaaaatatatacctattaataaagaatatatttacttgATGGGATCTAACAAGTCTTCTTTAATCATTAAAGTTTAAtgcattacaaattattttcgcTATATTTCTAATAAGCAACATGCTGAATATTCGAGTGTTAggaatatttagtttttaagaaccgtttattttcaaataaaacaaacgcAAAGATGAGCAAAAACGCAAGATGCTCTAACGAATCTCGAGCAAAAAGCGCAAAATTAAGCAAGACGGAACAGCTGATTAAGAATGAACAACTTGGAAGAAACAAGTTCACTTGATCACTTCAGTGATCAActtctttttgtttacttaatcATGAACAAAGTGCATGGCAAGCGATAaggttaataaataaattgtgacAAGTTATTAAAATGTGCTAAATTAGCTGTACAAAATTTGGCTGGAAAGTGGCGCCAAGGAGGCGCACAAGCACTTGAGCGacctaaaaaacaaaaaatacattaagtAAAAACAGACCGGCTGAAATGTTCGTATCGTTTCTTAAACAGGGTGCTaccaatataaaatattgacaaTTGGTAAGCTGATAAGTAAAAGTGCTTCCTAATCTCTGTACTCACCAGCTACTAATTCTTGTCGTGTCCAAAGACATAAACCTTACCACCAAAGATGAAGAAATGTCCAAAAAAGTAACATATTTTGAGGCTGACAGTAGACCGTACTATAAAATGATATCAAAAAGTTGgctgtatttatttgttgtttatttccAGCAAATAGGAAAGACCTCCATTCAATAgccaagtggcaacaacaatcacaacaacagcaaccattTACCAGCAGCAATGGCATCACGATTGGTATTTGGGCAGACTAGGAATCGCTTATATGCACGTCCCATTTTAGACAACAGCCCATTCAgtagaggaggaggaggaggaggaggagggggaggaggaggaggaggaagagacGCTGGTGGCGGAGAAGGAGTCCTTTGGCGTAGTAAGTTTCTGGAAACCACAACGTAAAGCtagcataaaaaaatcaattacagCTGTATATAGTTTTATTCGCTTTTTCCATCAGTGTACACTTTTCTTCTAcatcaattaattatattccCAATATTGCAATATATATTCACAGATCGAGTTGAAAATAACATCCTGGGTCCTAAGTCGGTCATGGCCACTTGTCGCTCATGCGACACACGTCATCAGACCAAAGTGAAATATAAACACAGCAAAAAGACTCACTTAATGGCCTTGGGAACTTCTCTATTTGGGTGAGTTAACTACTCGGAAAATTGAAGAATATTCTCTATTCTTTTCTCTGGTCACAGTAGCATCGTAAGTGGTTGCATTCCCTACTTTGTGATTCGTGAGCCCAGCACCAAAACTTATTTGTTGGCATTGATCATTTCCCTCGTGGGGTGAgttaacaaatcaaaaaatttaactaaataattagAATCTTCTCTTCTCTTGTTGCAGTGGCATCTCTGGTTGCATTCCGTACTTTTTAAACTCCAGTGAAAGTGTCATACATTCCTGCCCTGCCTGCCATGCCTTCATCGGCACCTTtaagaactgagaactgagcaAACCAAATAATATGAGTTAAAAACCAGTCAAGTAATTCTGACTATTTCCAAGCAAAGCATTCTTTTATGAGATTCCTTGCTAGTCGATCTTAAAACTACTTAAACCATAAGATAAATGTGTTCTTCCTTGAATCTAAGCATTCAagctgttaaaataaatacatataacattattaaaaataaattgaaaaagttgcatttagtaaatttaaataattatttttgaacacATTTACCAACATACTATTCTTTTgtgatttatattatttatgatttatttatattataatattttaaggggttttaaaatactttttcttgTGTTGTACTCTCAAATATCAAGTCGATAAAAAACAGCCACCATATTAACACCCATATTTTCATACACATAAATGTTTATCAGCATTTGTGAATATTCAAGTATAAGACGATAGGACCGCTTAAGCGGGATTAACTAAAAAACTTACAGTTTGGTGTCGACCTGCGAATGGAGAAGAACTCAATGTGGAAGTTGGAAAAAAGCAAGAGTTGAGTGTAAACAATGAAATCGGAATCAAATTTGTATCCACCTAGAGAGGAGGCGCCTCCGCGACATTCAAGAAAGCGAACGGGGACTTATTCACGCCTATATAACGATCAAGAAGATAGAATCTTAGTGCAACGTTAGTTTATATACTATGCAACAAGTTAACAAAAGTACAAATATGTGTGCATTTTAATAGCGGCAGttcccaaaaatat harbors:
- the LOC117783178 gene encoding uncharacterized protein LOC117783178, with protein sequence MIKRAHPILEFEGSASSIPWRNRIENNILGPRSVMATCRSCDTRHQTKVKHKHSKKTHLMALGTSIFGGIISGCIPYFVIREPSTKTYFLALIISLAGGISGCIPYFFSSSESVTHSCPACGTFIGTYRT
- the LOC117783183 gene encoding lipopolysaccharide-induced tumor necrosis factor-alpha factor-like — its product is MSVVVGPESSRVICPTCNLEVMSSTEGKSSTRTHLIALLLCALACWPCVPFLYCTDCARNVEHTCPECHNYIGTYER
- the LOC117783180 gene encoding uncharacterized protein LOC117783180, translating into MEPTMSPLLWQRQRDSNILGPKSVMATCRSCITRHQTKVKYKHTKKTHLMALGICLLSGIFSFSIPYYLNLEAGTITHLLALIIYIIGAFCSCCIPYYLNSSESVTHYCPACGAFIGTYIN